A DNA window from Fodinibius sp. Rm-B-1B1-1 contains the following coding sequences:
- a CDS encoding BamA/TamA family outer membrane protein → MSLLSTYHLIRGKEWAVILLLAMGLLYPLSAFPQSTTTSKAGDENPNKEPYKTERGIGYHILASPSYLLHWVTRPVGYAIKYAEDEYPHWFEGKRGPYGFLPLIEIGGEQGFAAGVLLYHDHLFLKDHRARAEILFGSQVYNEFDLQYDMPVKGIPEGILSLEVRYENDPERAYYQNNNDEDLSYASEFGSIDVQYNQRLNSWLHAEVNLGYRDRTIKTSTYEDDFDERIPSSLLGNTQLFSVGSNWTFNYKNGQKRTVSGTQYEAGASWTQSTTNANLKFLEYRGEVHHFLPVPILPKTRRVGVKVQLRKQENIGSTDIPFYELASLGGTRDLRGFPSNRFRGHGTVLVTAEYRYPIWDFMDIVVFTDQGQPFIEYSDIALSDFRSSYGFGFHLLSQQGLAFRSEFAFSNEGGRFIISITPNF, encoded by the coding sequence ATGAGTTTGTTAAGTACATATCATTTGATCAGAGGTAAGGAATGGGCGGTAATTCTTCTGCTGGCTATGGGGTTACTTTATCCGTTAAGTGCTTTTCCGCAATCAACGACGACTTCCAAGGCAGGTGATGAAAATCCCAATAAAGAACCTTATAAAACGGAACGAGGTATTGGCTATCATATTTTGGCATCCCCCTCGTATCTTCTGCATTGGGTTACGCGCCCTGTAGGATATGCTATAAAATATGCCGAGGATGAATATCCCCACTGGTTTGAGGGAAAACGCGGGCCGTATGGCTTCCTGCCACTGATTGAAATTGGAGGAGAGCAGGGCTTTGCTGCGGGAGTATTGCTTTATCACGATCACCTTTTTTTAAAAGATCACCGAGCCCGGGCAGAGATTTTATTTGGCTCACAGGTATATAATGAGTTTGACCTTCAGTATGATATGCCTGTAAAAGGGATACCGGAAGGTATATTGTCCTTGGAGGTAAGGTACGAAAATGATCCCGAACGCGCGTATTATCAAAATAATAATGATGAAGATTTAAGCTATGCCAGTGAATTTGGCAGTATTGATGTACAGTATAACCAGCGATTAAATAGCTGGTTGCACGCTGAGGTAAATCTTGGATATCGAGATCGAACAATTAAAACGAGTACTTATGAAGATGATTTTGATGAGCGGATTCCTTCTTCACTGCTTGGTAACACGCAGCTATTTTCGGTGGGTAGCAACTGGACGTTTAATTACAAGAATGGGCAAAAGCGCACAGTAAGTGGGACGCAGTATGAGGCAGGAGCAAGCTGGACACAGTCAACTACAAACGCCAATCTAAAATTTTTAGAATATCGAGGAGAGGTACACCACTTTTTGCCGGTGCCTATTTTGCCCAAAACACGCCGGGTAGGTGTAAAAGTGCAGTTACGGAAGCAAGAAAATATCGGATCGACCGATATCCCATTTTATGAGTTAGCCTCCCTTGGGGGTACGCGCGATCTGCGAGGCTTCCCAAGTAATCGGTTTCGAGGGCACGGTACGGTATTGGTGACAGCCGAATATCGTTACCCGATCTGGGATTTTATGGATATAGTCGTTTTTACCGATCAGGGGCAGCCGTTCATTGAATACAGCGATATTGCACTAAGTGACTTTCGTTCTTCTTATGGGTTTGGGTTTCATCTGCTTTCGCAACAAGGACTCGCTTTTCGATCAGAATTTGCATTCAGTAACGAAGGTGGGCGATTTATAATTAGTATAACGCCTAATTTTTAG